One window of Stenotrophomonas indicatrix genomic DNA carries:
- the rlmKL gene encoding bifunctional 23S rRNA (guanine(2069)-N(7))-methyltransferase RlmK/23S rRNA (guanine(2445)-N(2))-methyltransferase RlmL has product MKFFVSCAKGLEYLLADELSALGLEKATATIAGVNADGELEQALRIVMWSRLASRVLWPIDEFECPDEQALYDGVRALPWHEHIKPEMTLAVDAHVSGDKITHARFAAQRIKDAIVDRMRDEGLERPSVNTDLPDVRVNLSLRKGRASLSIDLGGGPLHRRGWRGAAHDAPLKENLAAALLMRAQWPRLHAAGGGLLDPMCGSGTLLIEGALMAADIAPGLMRHGSLPPSRWLGFDKAAWKTIQSEARDREAAGLAALKPVVHGSDIDPVAIQAARENAEVAGVAHAIRFTRADVADLPTPEQEIGAVVCNPPYDERLAADPALYRKLGNALQKAVPQWRASLLCGNDELAFATGLRAGKKYQMFNGALECALIVCDPIAVPGRDPAQVRELSEGAQMVANRLRKNLKKFKSWRAREGITCFRAYDADLPEYAAAIDVYEEDGGQRRTFLHVQEYAAPAAIPENDVRRRRNELLAAAREVFGVPPEQVSMKSRERGKGGSKYGRFEQRDEFLVVRENNALLQVNLFDYLDTGLFLDHRPLRRLMAEQARGKRFLNLFCYTGVASVQAAVAGAASTTSVDLSATYLQWCYDNLALNGQGGNQHLLVQADAMAWLEGDRGQYDVIFCDPPTFSNSARAEDFDVQREQVKMLRAAVARLAPGGVLYFSNNFRRFKLEENAIAEFAQCREISASTIGPDFERNARIHRAWELKRLA; this is encoded by the coding sequence GTGAAATTTTTTGTCTCCTGCGCCAAGGGCCTGGAATACCTGCTTGCCGATGAGCTGTCGGCCCTGGGCCTGGAAAAGGCCACCGCCACCATCGCCGGCGTCAACGCCGATGGCGAACTGGAGCAGGCGCTGCGGATCGTCATGTGGTCGCGGCTGGCCAGCCGCGTGCTGTGGCCGATCGACGAATTCGAATGCCCGGACGAGCAGGCGCTGTACGACGGCGTGCGTGCGCTGCCGTGGCATGAACACATCAAGCCGGAGATGACCCTGGCGGTGGACGCGCACGTGTCCGGCGACAAGATCACCCATGCCCGTTTTGCCGCGCAGCGGATCAAGGACGCCATCGTCGACCGCATGCGTGACGAAGGGCTCGAGCGCCCTTCGGTCAACACCGATCTGCCGGACGTACGCGTCAACCTGTCGCTGCGCAAGGGCCGTGCCTCACTGTCGATCGACCTCGGTGGTGGCCCGCTGCACCGCCGTGGCTGGCGTGGTGCTGCCCATGACGCGCCGTTGAAGGAAAACCTGGCTGCCGCGCTGCTGATGCGCGCGCAGTGGCCGCGCCTGCATGCTGCCGGTGGCGGCCTGCTGGATCCGATGTGCGGCAGCGGTACCCTGCTGATCGAAGGCGCGCTGATGGCCGCCGACATCGCTCCCGGCCTGATGCGCCATGGCAGCCTGCCGCCGAGCCGCTGGCTGGGCTTCGACAAGGCGGCCTGGAAAACCATCCAGAGCGAAGCGCGTGATCGCGAAGCGGCCGGCTTGGCCGCGCTGAAGCCGGTCGTCCACGGCAGCGACATCGACCCGGTGGCGATCCAGGCGGCGCGCGAGAATGCCGAAGTGGCCGGCGTCGCCCATGCCATCCGCTTCACCCGCGCCGATGTGGCCGATCTGCCCACCCCGGAGCAGGAGATCGGCGCCGTGGTCTGCAACCCGCCGTATGACGAGCGCCTGGCCGCCGATCCGGCGCTGTACCGCAAGCTCGGCAATGCCCTGCAGAAGGCGGTGCCGCAGTGGCGCGCCAGCCTGCTGTGCGGCAATGACGAACTGGCCTTCGCTACCGGCCTGCGTGCAGGCAAGAAGTACCAGATGTTCAATGGTGCATTGGAATGTGCACTGATCGTCTGCGATCCGATCGCGGTGCCTGGTCGCGACCCGGCACAGGTGCGCGAGCTGAGCGAAGGCGCGCAGATGGTGGCCAACCGCCTGCGCAAGAACCTGAAGAAGTTCAAGAGCTGGCGCGCGCGCGAAGGCATCACCTGTTTCCGCGCCTACGATGCCGATCTGCCGGAATACGCAGCGGCCATCGACGTGTACGAAGAGGATGGCGGCCAGCGGCGCACCTTCCTGCACGTGCAGGAATACGCCGCACCGGCTGCGATTCCCGAGAACGACGTGCGCCGCCGCCGCAATGAACTGCTGGCCGCTGCGCGCGAGGTGTTCGGCGTGCCGCCGGAACAGGTGTCGATGAAGTCGCGCGAACGTGGCAAGGGCGGCAGCAAGTACGGCCGTTTCGAGCAACGTGACGAGTTCCTCGTGGTACGTGAGAACAACGCGCTGCTGCAGGTGAACCTGTTCGATTACCTCGATACCGGCCTGTTCCTCGACCATCGCCCGCTGCGCCGCCTGATGGCCGAGCAGGCGCGCGGCAAGCGCTTCCTCAACCTGTTCTGCTACACCGGCGTGGCCAGCGTGCAGGCGGCGGTGGCCGGTGCCGCCAGCACCACCAGCGTGGACCTGTCGGCCACCTACCTGCAGTGGTGCTACGACAACCTGGCCTTGAACGGGCAAGGCGGCAATCAGCACCTGCTGGTGCAGGCCGATGCGATGGCCTGGCTGGAAGGCGATCGCGGCCAGTACGACGTGATCTTCTGCGACCCGCCGACGTTCTCCAACTCGGCCCGCGCCGAGGACTTCGACGTACAGCGCGAGCAGGTGAAAATGCTGCGTGCGGCCGTCGCGCGACTGGCACCGGGTGGCGTGCTGTACTTCTCCAACAACTTCCGCCGCTTCAAGCTGGAAGAGAACGCCATCGCCGAATTCGCCCAGTGCCGCGAGATCAGCGCCAGCACCATCGGCCCGGATTTCGAGCGCAATGCACGCATCCATCGTGCGTGGGAGCTGAAGCGCCTGGCGTGA
- the nth gene encoding endonuclease III: MATAKKTARAPARRGNTMPRADVVEMFTRLRELNPHPKTELEYSSPFELLVAVALSAQATDVGVNKATRRLFPVANTPAKILALGEEGLKKYIATIGLFNAKAKNVIATCALLLEKHGGEVPRDRDALEALPGVGRKTANVVLNTAFGEPVMAVDTHIFRVANRTGLAPGKNVREVEDRLVKAIPAEFLLDAHHWLILHGRYVCKARKPDCPGCVIADLCRFKDKTLAE, translated from the coding sequence ATGGCGACTGCGAAGAAGACCGCGCGCGCGCCAGCGCGCCGCGGCAATACGATGCCGCGTGCCGACGTGGTGGAAATGTTCACCCGCCTGCGCGAACTCAACCCGCATCCGAAGACCGAGCTGGAATACAGCTCTCCCTTCGAACTGCTGGTGGCGGTCGCACTGTCGGCGCAGGCCACCGACGTCGGCGTCAACAAGGCCACCCGTCGCCTGTTCCCGGTTGCCAACACGCCGGCGAAAATCCTCGCCCTGGGCGAAGAGGGACTGAAGAAGTACATCGCCACCATCGGCCTGTTCAACGCGAAGGCGAAGAACGTGATCGCCACCTGCGCGCTGCTGCTGGAGAAGCACGGCGGCGAAGTGCCACGCGATCGCGATGCACTGGAGGCCCTGCCCGGTGTCGGTCGCAAGACCGCCAACGTGGTGCTCAACACCGCCTTCGGCGAACCGGTGATGGCGGTGGACACGCATATCTTCCGTGTCGCCAACCGCACCGGGCTTGCGCCAGGAAAGAACGTGCGCGAGGTCGAAGACCGATTGGTCAAAGCGATTCCCGCCGAGTTCCTGCTGGATGCGCACCACTGGCTGATCCTGCACGGACGGTACGTGTGCAAAGCACGCAAACCGGATTGCCCGGGGTGCGTGATTGCCGATCTTTGCCGGTTCAAGGACAAGACCCTCGCGGAGTGA
- the pstS gene encoding phosphate ABC transporter substrate-binding protein PstS, translated as MIHAFKSRAAVAILAASSVFAANAADVTGAGASFIYPVMSKWSADYSTATGKKVNYQSIGSGGGIAQIKAATVDFGSSDAPLKPEELAAAGLAQFPSVIGGVVPVINVAGVAPGALKLDGPTLANIFLGKITTWNDPAIAALNSGLTLPSGKITIVHRSDGSGTTFNFVNYLSKVSPEWKSKVGEGTSVQWPAGIGGKGNEGVAAYVKQIKGGIGYVELSYALQNKMSYAAMKNAAGKIVQPSDASFSAAAASADWANARDFYLVMTNAPGADAWPITATNFILVRKQPKNVAGAKATQEFFRWVYKNGDAQAKQLDYVPLPDALVRQIETYWTQNLKY; from the coding sequence GTGATCCACGCCTTCAAGTCGCGCGCCGCCGTCGCCATTCTGGCCGCATCGTCCGTGTTCGCCGCCAACGCCGCCGATGTCACCGGCGCGGGCGCCTCGTTCATCTATCCGGTGATGTCCAAGTGGTCGGCCGACTACAGCACCGCCACCGGCAAGAAGGTCAACTACCAGTCGATCGGTTCCGGCGGTGGTATCGCCCAGATCAAGGCCGCGACCGTGGACTTCGGTTCGTCCGATGCGCCGCTGAAGCCGGAAGAGCTGGCTGCCGCCGGCCTGGCCCAGTTCCCGTCGGTGATTGGCGGCGTGGTGCCGGTGATCAACGTCGCGGGCGTCGCCCCGGGCGCGCTGAAGCTGGATGGCCCGACCCTGGCCAACATCTTCCTGGGCAAGATCACCACTTGGAACGACCCGGCCATCGCCGCCCTGAACAGCGGCCTGACCCTGCCCAGCGGCAAGATCACGATTGTCCATCGTTCGGACGGCTCGGGCACCACCTTCAACTTCGTCAACTACCTGTCCAAGGTCAGCCCGGAGTGGAAGAGCAAGGTCGGTGAAGGCACCTCGGTCCAGTGGCCGGCCGGCATCGGCGGCAAGGGCAACGAAGGCGTTGCTGCCTACGTGAAGCAGATCAAGGGTGGCATCGGCTACGTCGAACTGTCCTACGCACTGCAGAACAAGATGTCCTACGCGGCGATGAAGAACGCAGCCGGCAAGATCGTGCAGCCGTCGGACGCCTCGTTCTCGGCCGCTGCGGCCAGCGCCGACTGGGCCAACGCCCGTGACTTCTACCTGGTGATGACCAACGCCCCGGGCGCTGATGCATGGCCGATCACCGCCACCAACTTCATCCTGGTGCGCAAGCAGCCGAAGAACGTGGCGGGCGCCAAGGCCACCCAGGAGTTCTTCCGCTGGGTTTACAAGAATGGCGATGCGCAGGCCAAGCAGCTGGACTACGTGCCGCTGCCGGACGCGCTGGTGCGCCAGATCGAGACCTACTGGACGCAGAACCTGAAGTACTGA
- a CDS encoding sulfurtransferase: MKLIDPPWTTLVDVATLAAALGNGVRVVDARATASTAVRVVDARASLADPQAGNGLYAQGHIPGAVHADLNRDLSDLTRVGHGRHPLPDSDAFAARLGQWGIGTDTQVVVYDGSDGSMAAARLWWLLRLIGHTKVAVLDGGIAAWQAAGQPLATGSSEVAALPAYPGRFDTSQVASADEIESRLKHAPGWLVDARAGERFRGEVEPLDPVAGHVPGAVNRPFALNVLDGRLRDAQELRAELQGVIGNQDPQRVVLMCGSGVTACHLLLAMESAGLSGARIYADSWSGWVSDSSRPVATGA; the protein is encoded by the coding sequence ATGAAGTTGATCGACCCGCCGTGGACCACCCTCGTTGATGTCGCGACCCTGGCTGCGGCCCTGGGCAACGGAGTACGCGTGGTCGATGCCCGCGCAACTGCAAGCACCGCCGTGCGCGTGGTCGACGCGCGTGCCTCGCTGGCCGATCCGCAGGCGGGCAATGGCCTCTACGCACAGGGACACATTCCCGGTGCGGTGCATGCCGATCTCAACCGCGACCTGTCCGACCTGACGCGGGTCGGCCATGGGCGCCATCCGTTGCCGGACAGCGATGCGTTCGCAGCGCGGCTGGGGCAGTGGGGCATCGGCACGGACACGCAGGTGGTGGTGTATGACGGCAGCGATGGCAGCATGGCCGCTGCGCGACTGTGGTGGCTGCTGCGCCTGATCGGGCACACGAAGGTGGCCGTGCTTGATGGCGGCATCGCTGCCTGGCAGGCCGCGGGCCAACCGTTGGCGACCGGCAGCAGCGAAGTCGCGGCGTTGCCGGCGTACCCGGGACGTTTTGATACCAGCCAGGTCGCCAGCGCGGACGAGATCGAATCACGCCTCAAGCATGCGCCGGGCTGGCTGGTCGACGCCCGCGCGGGCGAGCGTTTCCGTGGCGAGGTGGAGCCGCTGGACCCGGTCGCCGGCCACGTGCCGGGTGCGGTCAATCGACCGTTCGCGTTGAACGTGCTGGACGGCCGCCTGCGTGATGCGCAGGAACTGCGTGCCGAACTGCAGGGCGTGATCGGCAACCAGGACCCGCAGCGCGTGGTCCTGATGTGTGGCTCGGGTGTGACCGCCTGCCATCTGCTGCTGGCGATGGAAAGTGCGGGCTTGTCTGGCGCACGCATCTATGCCGATTCATGGAGTGGCTGGGTCAGCGACAGCAGCCGCCCGGTGGCGACCGGCGCCTGA
- a CDS encoding DUF3325 domain-containing protein: MMLLVLGLSFTAFTALSLAMEKHQQELHGKAAASPVRRMQWRVLGWVLLTVAFALCVVDHGWAMGPVLWLGALTLGGIVLAFALYPYRPKWIAPLAIALPVIGLVVALL, encoded by the coding sequence ATGATGCTGCTGGTACTGGGGCTATCGTTCACAGCGTTCACCGCGCTGTCGCTGGCGATGGAAAAGCACCAGCAGGAACTGCACGGCAAGGCAGCGGCGTCACCGGTACGGCGCATGCAATGGCGGGTGCTGGGCTGGGTGCTGCTGACCGTGGCGTTCGCGCTGTGCGTGGTCGATCACGGCTGGGCAATGGGCCCGGTGCTGTGGCTCGGCGCGCTTACGCTGGGTGGAATCGTGCTGGCGTTTGCGCTGTATCCGTACCGGCCAAAGTGGATCGCACCGCTGGCGATCGCGTTGCCGGTTATCGGGCTGGTGGTGGCGTTGTTGTAG
- a CDS encoding CoA pyrophosphatase produces the protein MEETARAVASPCINVCKLDHNRLCAGCGRHLDEIARWSSMSDSERSHILHRVLPLRQQLQQSLRGSLAEHERLLRALHPLAEPPAGDGWNRSELDDLLPPGPPVEAAVLAGIVPRANGAQVILTRRTETLRQHGGQVGFPGGRTESDDRDALAAALRESQEEIALAPTQVQALGYLDPFVTITGYRVTPVVAVIDPDFVAVPQPSEVAEVFEVPLDYLMAADNLRQVEINHRGRVRHVLEYGWPGQRIWGATAAILYNLRRRLEQVQ, from the coding sequence ATGGAAGAAACGGCGCGTGCTGTCGCAAGCCCCTGCATCAACGTGTGCAAGCTGGATCACAACCGGCTCTGCGCCGGCTGCGGGCGGCATCTCGACGAAATTGCACGGTGGTCGTCGATGAGTGACAGCGAGCGGTCCCACATCCTGCACCGCGTGCTGCCCCTGCGCCAGCAACTGCAGCAGTCGCTGCGAGGTTCCCTGGCCGAACATGAGCGCCTGCTGCGTGCGCTGCATCCGCTGGCCGAGCCGCCGGCAGGCGATGGCTGGAACCGCAGTGAGCTGGATGATCTGCTGCCTCCCGGACCACCGGTCGAGGCAGCGGTGTTGGCTGGCATCGTGCCGCGTGCCAACGGGGCGCAGGTGATCCTGACCCGGCGTACCGAAACCCTGCGGCAACATGGTGGCCAGGTCGGTTTTCCCGGTGGCCGTACCGAATCGGATGATCGTGATGCGCTGGCTGCAGCACTGCGCGAAAGCCAGGAAGAAATCGCCTTGGCGCCGACGCAGGTGCAGGCACTGGGTTATCTCGATCCGTTCGTGACCATCACCGGCTACCGGGTGACCCCGGTGGTGGCGGTGATCGATCCTGATTTCGTGGCGGTCCCGCAGCCCAGCGAAGTGGCCGAGGTGTTCGAAGTGCCGCTGGACTACCTGATGGCTGCCGACAACCTGCGCCAGGTCGAAATCAACCATCGCGGCCGCGTCCGCCATGTCCTGGAATACGGCTGGCCCGGCCAGCGCATCTGGGGCGCTACTGCGGCCATCCTCTACAACCTGCGTCGCCGCCTGGAGCAAGTGCAATGA
- a CDS encoding FKBP-type peptidyl-prolyl cis-trans isomerase N-terminal domain-containing protein, giving the protein MKLRSIAVAVAALALTGNAFAQDIASEKGKLSYYFGYDYGNNLAELTGRGEQLDINSVVKGLQDAYAKKQPAITAEQLKPAVEAFQKREQGRAQAAKAEYEKAAAENKTKSDQFMAQNKAKAGVQTLPSGVQYRVIEAGKGAKPTQASTVQLEVAGPFPYGQRPAEARPAQQIPSIKVSEVEMKAMRETLLQMPAGSKWEVSLPPDQAYGADPRTPFPPNVAVQFEIKLISVK; this is encoded by the coding sequence ATGAAGTTGCGTTCTATCGCGGTCGCCGTCGCGGCCCTGGCCCTGACGGGCAATGCCTTCGCCCAGGACATCGCGTCCGAGAAGGGCAAGCTGAGCTACTACTTCGGTTACGACTACGGCAACAACCTGGCGGAGCTGACCGGTCGCGGTGAGCAGCTGGACATCAACTCGGTGGTGAAGGGTCTGCAGGACGCCTACGCCAAGAAGCAGCCGGCCATTACCGCCGAGCAGCTGAAGCCGGCCGTTGAAGCGTTCCAGAAGCGCGAGCAGGGCCGTGCCCAGGCCGCCAAGGCCGAGTACGAAAAGGCTGCTGCCGAAAACAAGACCAAGAGCGATCAGTTCATGGCGCAGAACAAGGCCAAGGCGGGCGTGCAGACCCTGCCGAGCGGCGTTCAGTACCGTGTGATCGAAGCCGGCAAGGGTGCCAAGCCGACCCAGGCCAGCACCGTGCAGCTGGAAGTGGCCGGTCCGTTCCCGTACGGCCAGCGCCCGGCCGAGGCTCGCCCGGCCCAGCAGATTCCGTCGATCAAGGTCAGCGAAGTCGAAATGAAGGCCATGCGCGAGACCCTGCTGCAGATGCCGGCTGGCTCGAAGTGGGAAGTGTCCCTGCCGCCGGATCAGGCCTATGGCGCCGACCCGCGCACCCCGTTCCCGCCGAACGTGGCTGTGCAGTTCGAGATCAAGCTGATCAGCGTCAAGTAA
- a CDS encoding N-acetylmuramoyl-L-alanine amidase, which yields MPNPLLPGLQLQPLPYHDRLPLRDPSSLAMVVIHCTELPDLATAREYGERVLYDSGAGNSGHFYIDRDGSVVQYVAPERIAHHVRGMNADSVGIELVNSGRYPHWLDSRHQAMDEPYTEAQLLALEQLLQALVARYPSLRRIAGHDQLDLEQVPASDDPAVTVARKRDPGPLFPWQRILAKVPLQPLG from the coding sequence ATGCCCAACCCGCTCCTGCCCGGCCTGCAGCTGCAGCCGCTGCCCTACCACGACCGCCTGCCACTGCGCGATCCATCCAGCCTGGCGATGGTGGTGATCCACTGCACCGAACTGCCCGACCTGGCGACCGCACGGGAGTACGGCGAGCGCGTGCTGTACGACAGCGGCGCCGGCAACAGCGGGCATTTCTACATCGACCGCGACGGCAGCGTGGTGCAGTACGTGGCGCCGGAGCGCATCGCCCACCACGTGCGCGGCATGAATGCCGATTCGGTGGGCATCGAACTGGTCAATTCGGGGCGCTACCCGCACTGGCTCGACAGCCGCCATCAGGCGATGGACGAGCCGTATACCGAAGCGCAGCTGCTGGCGCTGGAACAGCTGCTGCAGGCACTGGTGGCTCGTTACCCGTCGCTGCGGCGGATTGCCGGACATGACCAGTTGGACCTGGAGCAGGTGCCGGCCAGTGATGACCCGGCGGTGACCGTGGCGCGCAAGCGCGATCCGGGCCCGTTGTTCCCGTGGCAGCGGATCCTGGCCAAGGTGCCGCTGCAGCCACTGGGTTGA
- a CDS encoding enoyl-CoA hydratase/isomerase family protein — protein MVEAPTPHPVDVSDDGAIRTITVQRPDKLNALNAATLQALAEAFGDAAADPAVRVVVLTGAGPKAFVAGADIAEMNTLSAVQGRDFSLLGQALMRRIERMPKPVIARVNGFALGGGLELAMACHLRIAADSAKVGQPEINLGLIPGFGGSQRLLRLCGRAATLELCLLGTPIDAARALALGIVNEVVPAAELDARVQALARQLAQSAPLALRGLLDAVHVGGECSLDAGLEYESAQFGLLFATEDMREGTSAFLQRRPPAFQNR, from the coding sequence GTGGTCGAGGCCCCCACTCCCCACCCGGTCGACGTCAGCGATGACGGCGCCATCCGCACCATTACCGTGCAACGCCCGGACAAGCTCAACGCCCTCAATGCCGCCACCCTGCAGGCCCTGGCCGAGGCGTTTGGCGACGCCGCCGCCGACCCGGCGGTACGGGTGGTGGTGCTGACCGGCGCCGGCCCCAAGGCGTTCGTAGCCGGCGCCGACATCGCGGAAATGAACACATTGAGCGCGGTTCAGGGACGTGATTTCTCCCTGCTCGGCCAAGCATTGATGCGCCGCATCGAACGCATGCCCAAGCCGGTGATCGCCCGCGTGAACGGATTTGCGCTGGGCGGCGGGCTGGAACTGGCCATGGCCTGCCATCTGCGCATCGCCGCCGATTCCGCCAAGGTCGGCCAGCCGGAGATCAATCTCGGCCTGATTCCTGGCTTCGGCGGCAGCCAGCGCCTGCTGCGCCTGTGTGGTCGGGCGGCCACGCTGGAGCTGTGCCTGCTGGGCACCCCCATCGACGCCGCACGCGCACTGGCCCTGGGCATCGTCAACGAGGTGGTGCCCGCCGCCGAGCTCGACGCCCGCGTGCAGGCCCTGGCCCGGCAGCTGGCACAGTCGGCGCCGCTGGCCCTGCGTGGCCTGCTCGACGCGGTGCACGTGGGCGGCGAATGCAGCCTGGACGCCGGCCTGGAATACGAAAGTGCGCAGTTCGGTCTGCTGTTCGCCACCGAAGACATGCGCGAAGGCACCAGCGCCTTCCTGCAGCGCCGTCCTCCCGCTTTCCAGAACCGCTGA
- the pstS gene encoding phosphate ABC transporter substrate-binding protein PstS, with translation MKLHSASLAALSLAIALGLSACGGDKQAAQQPAADGAAAPAAAGDKVTAEVSGAGASFIFPLVSKWSADYNTATGAKINYQSIGSGGGIAQIKAGTVDFGSSDKPLSSDELAQAGLAQFPSAIGGVVPVVNIDGLEAGKLRLSGALLADIFLGKVKTWNDPAIVAANPGVTLPDGKITIVHRSDGSGTTFNFSNYLSKVSPEWKSKVGEGTSVQWPDGVGGKGNEGVASYVKQIKGSIGYVELAYALQNAMPYTSLQNAAGTWVQPNAETFAAAAASADWASAKDFNLVITNAPGEQAWPITATNFMLMQKKPKDAKRNQDALAFFKWAFESGQTQANELHYVPLPAELVKQIEAYWATELK, from the coding sequence ATGAAACTGCACTCGGCCAGCCTTGCCGCCCTTTCCCTGGCCATCGCCCTGGGCCTGTCTGCCTGCGGTGGCGACAAGCAGGCCGCACAGCAGCCGGCCGCTGACGGCGCCGCTGCTCCGGCCGCTGCCGGCGACAAGGTGACCGCGGAGGTCTCCGGAGCCGGCGCCTCCTTCATCTTCCCGCTGGTGTCCAAGTGGTCGGCCGACTACAACACCGCCACCGGCGCCAAGATCAACTACCAGTCGATCGGTTCCGGCGGTGGCATCGCCCAGATCAAGGCCGGCACCGTTGATTTCGGCTCCTCCGACAAGCCGCTGAGCAGCGACGAACTGGCCCAGGCTGGCCTGGCCCAGTTCCCGTCGGCCATCGGCGGCGTGGTGCCGGTGGTCAACATCGACGGCCTGGAAGCCGGCAAGCTGCGCCTCAGTGGCGCCCTGCTCGCCGACATCTTCCTGGGCAAGGTCAAGACCTGGAACGACCCGGCCATCGTCGCCGCCAACCCGGGCGTGACCCTGCCGGACGGCAAGATCACCATCGTCCACCGTTCGGATGGTTCGGGCACCACCTTCAACTTCTCCAACTACCTGTCCAAGGTCAGCCCGGAGTGGAAGAGCAAGGTTGGCGAAGGCACCTCGGTGCAGTGGCCGGACGGCGTGGGTGGCAAGGGCAATGAAGGCGTTGCTTCCTACGTGAAGCAGATCAAGGGCTCGATCGGCTACGTCGAACTGGCCTATGCCCTGCAGAACGCGATGCCATACACCTCGCTGCAGAACGCGGCCGGCACCTGGGTGCAGCCGAACGCTGAAACCTTCGCCGCCGCTGCCGCCAGCGCCGACTGGGCCAGCGCCAAGGACTTCAACCTGGTCATCACCAACGCCCCGGGCGAGCAGGCGTGGCCGATCACCGCCACCAACTTCATGCTGATGCAGAAGAAGCCGAAGGATGCCAAGCGCAACCAGGATGCGCTGGCCTTCTTCAAGTGGGCCTTCGAAAGCGGCCAGACCCAGGCCAACGAACTGCACTACGTGCCGTTGCCGGCCGAGCTGGTCAAGCAGATCGAAGCCTACTGGGCGACCGAACTGAAGTGA
- a CDS encoding OprO/OprP family phosphate-selective porin, producing the protein MKLHHQLLTVAVAAALYVPAAHAEVAIDVIGGSEITFEGLVQADGNWYDNDVVDLNGGDAGNGKNSEFELRRAELVLKGKGPGNVEWVVGYDAKADKFLDTNVKYKLLGNASHFIQVGQFKQPNSLEELSSTKNNDFISKAAVTNTYAVARRLGGAYSYGQDNWSVTASAFGRELTRNLAHGSGYGARGTWAPINEKGQVLHFGLSYVDYDTDADTLRVRARPNADLATVRLVDSGNMIDTDRVSTIGAEAMYFQGPFKAQAEYYTSKAKRLANDNYTSDGYYVSGVWNVTGETWSYKGGTPGTGLPNNPAGGQWQLGVRYDHMDLNDGNLAANPVAGRPPIVDGVLGGKMDIWTVGANWYWRSNFKLMLNYVMVDSKKYSSSARGFVNDDPNILEARAQFFW; encoded by the coding sequence ATGAAACTGCATCACCAACTCCTGACGGTCGCCGTGGCTGCTGCGCTGTATGTGCCGGCCGCCCACGCCGAAGTCGCCATCGATGTGATCGGCGGTTCGGAAATCACCTTCGAAGGCCTGGTCCAGGCCGACGGCAACTGGTACGACAATGACGTCGTGGACCTCAACGGCGGTGACGCCGGCAACGGCAAGAACAGCGAATTCGAACTGCGTCGCGCCGAGCTGGTGCTGAAGGGCAAAGGCCCGGGCAACGTGGAGTGGGTGGTCGGCTATGACGCCAAGGCCGACAAGTTCCTCGACACCAACGTGAAGTACAAGCTGCTGGGCAATGCCAGCCACTTCATCCAGGTCGGCCAGTTCAAGCAGCCCAACAGCCTGGAAGAACTGTCCAGCACCAAGAACAACGACTTCATCTCCAAGGCTGCAGTCACCAACACCTACGCCGTCGCCCGTCGCCTCGGCGGTGCCTATAGCTACGGCCAGGACAACTGGTCGGTGACCGCCAGCGCCTTCGGCCGCGAGCTGACCCGCAACCTTGCCCACGGCAGCGGCTACGGCGCGCGCGGCACCTGGGCGCCGATCAACGAGAAGGGCCAGGTCCTGCACTTCGGCCTGAGCTATGTTGACTACGACACCGACGCGGACACCCTGCGCGTGCGCGCCCGTCCCAACGCCGACCTGGCCACCGTGCGCCTGGTCGACAGTGGCAACATGATCGACACCGACCGCGTCAGCACCATTGGCGCCGAAGCGATGTACTTCCAGGGCCCGTTCAAGGCCCAGGCCGAGTACTACACCAGCAAGGCCAAGCGCCTGGCCAACGACAACTACACCAGTGACGGCTACTACGTCAGCGGCGTGTGGAACGTCACCGGCGAGACCTGGAGCTACAAGGGTGGCACGCCGGGCACCGGCCTGCCGAACAACCCGGCCGGCGGCCAGTGGCAGCTGGGCGTGCGCTATGACCACATGGATCTGAACGACGGCAACCTCGCCGCCAACCCGGTGGCCGGCCGTCCGCCGATCGTCGATGGCGTGCTCGGCGGCAAGATGGACATCTGGACCGTCGGCGCCAACTGGTACTGGCGCTCGAACTTCAAGCTGATGCTCAACTACGTGATGGTCGACAGCAAGAAGTACAGCTCGAGCGCCCGTGGTTTCGTCAACGACGATCCGAACATCCTGGAAGCCCGCGCGCAGTTCTTCTGGTAA